From the Ruania alkalisoli genome, one window contains:
- a CDS encoding sensor histidine kinase — MTISVATPVAAPNRSVERFGPRARRTARAVLISSCCCVTGALAFVATYGLALEENEPEPAASIIALMVLDLLVGLVAGIASGPVRGSRSGNLLLVVAGSLSAWSVPASMVAMVRIGGRRSPAWDGAVVAIMVAGTFAVAWVHPLSSGEPLTWRLIGAVAVAAVAIAALMWGRARGTRAALITSLRHQAAAAERAREATRREREADIARARAQERSAIARDMHDSLSHQLSLISVHAGALAHRNDLPPMRIREAARTIHTCAGEANAVLREVLSTLRYASHPGSEERERVTDPLPVATTIDALANQARTTGQKVAVSWRGTTPHALQEQSPTTGTSLVRICSELITNARKHAPGAALALRLELTGTELVLRALNPALGSQPHTLGTGFGLVGVAERARLVGGTARWGHTRHDQFEVEVRIPWHT; from the coding sequence ATGACCATCTCCGTCGCCACGCCGGTCGCCGCACCCAACCGGAGCGTGGAGCGGTTCGGACCACGAGCGCGCCGCACTGCGCGGGCGGTGCTGATCTCGTCCTGCTGCTGCGTGACGGGAGCACTCGCCTTCGTCGCGACATACGGGCTGGCGCTCGAGGAGAACGAGCCCGAGCCGGCCGCATCGATCATCGCACTGATGGTCCTCGACCTGCTGGTGGGCCTCGTCGCAGGCATCGCGTCAGGTCCGGTCCGAGGGTCGCGTTCCGGCAATCTGTTGCTCGTGGTCGCGGGCAGCCTCAGCGCTTGGAGTGTGCCCGCGAGCATGGTCGCGATGGTGCGGATCGGGGGCCGCCGCTCACCTGCGTGGGACGGCGCAGTGGTGGCGATCATGGTCGCCGGGACGTTCGCCGTGGCGTGGGTCCATCCGCTCTCCAGCGGCGAACCGCTGACATGGCGGCTGATCGGAGCGGTGGCGGTAGCCGCAGTGGCGATCGCCGCCCTGATGTGGGGCCGCGCTCGTGGAACCCGGGCCGCGCTGATCACCTCGTTGCGCCACCAGGCCGCAGCCGCTGAACGCGCCCGTGAAGCCACGCGCCGCGAGCGCGAGGCTGACATCGCTCGCGCACGTGCACAGGAGCGCAGCGCCATCGCCCGCGATATGCACGACTCGCTCTCGCACCAGCTCTCTCTCATCTCGGTCCATGCCGGCGCTCTCGCTCACCGGAACGACCTTCCACCAATGCGGATACGAGAGGCGGCACGGACGATCCACACGTGCGCTGGCGAGGCCAATGCGGTGCTTCGGGAAGTGCTCTCGACCCTTCGGTACGCAAGCCACCCGGGCTCCGAGGAGCGGGAGCGAGTCACTGATCCCCTGCCAGTGGCAACGACCATCGATGCGCTCGCGAACCAGGCACGCACCACAGGTCAGAAGGTCGCCGTCTCCTGGCGGGGGACCACGCCACACGCGCTTCAGGAGCAGTCACCGACGACGGGCACCTCGCTGGTGCGCATCTGCTCCGAACTGATCACGAACGCGCGTAAACACGCCCCGGGCGCCGCTCTCGCGTTGCGGCTGGAACTGACCGGCACCGAGTTGGTGCTGCGTGCGCTGAACCCAGCCCTAGGCTCGCAGCCGCACACGCTCGGGACGGGATTCGGCCTCGTGGGTGTCGCCGAGCGCGCCCGACTCGTCGGCGGAACGGCTCGCTGGGGCCACACCCGGCACGACCAGTTCGAGGTGGAGGTGAGGATCCCGTGGCACACGTGA
- a CDS encoding CPBP family intramembrane glutamic endopeptidase, whose amino-acid sequence MTPHLTGQVTAPVPASRQQQEGSVPAPVPYHRLAHLQRRTSRWWRPLLTLLLSAALWCGFLIVAGLLGLLLWWLVPGLPQPTPGLDDPRNPSDMLIAFGMIALLLPSVVLGSRWGGGAPRIVHSVLGCVRWRLLLRAGVVVVPLYAIVSWTSFLLGPPADASMPRLDLSLAALLVIVVVVVPLQSAAEEYAFRGLPQLALGTWLRSPVWGIMLPVPLFIVGHGYDVVGQVSVGMFALCAGFLVWKTGGLELAVVMHVANNLPLAVIAPLSPSSMHQGAVDPAHLLIDLPLTIGVTAGLTLWVSRIHGLRVLEPLRGPGASPS is encoded by the coding sequence ATGACACCACACCTCACCGGTCAGGTCACGGCTCCAGTCCCGGCCTCACGCCAGCAGCAGGAAGGATCAGTGCCCGCTCCTGTGCCGTACCACCGGCTTGCGCACCTGCAGCGGCGAACGTCGCGGTGGTGGCGCCCGCTCCTGACGTTGTTGCTCTCCGCGGCGTTGTGGTGCGGATTTCTGATCGTCGCAGGTCTGCTCGGGCTGCTGCTCTGGTGGTTGGTGCCGGGTCTGCCGCAGCCGACTCCGGGCCTCGACGACCCACGCAATCCGAGCGACATGCTCATCGCCTTCGGCATGATCGCCCTGCTCCTCCCGTCCGTGGTGCTCGGCAGCCGGTGGGGCGGTGGTGCGCCGCGGATCGTCCACTCGGTGCTCGGGTGCGTGCGATGGCGGCTGCTGCTGCGCGCAGGCGTGGTGGTCGTGCCGCTCTACGCGATCGTCTCGTGGACCTCCTTCCTGCTCGGCCCGCCCGCGGACGCCTCGATGCCGCGCCTCGACCTTTCGCTGGCGGCACTCCTCGTGATCGTGGTGGTGGTGGTGCCCCTGCAGAGCGCTGCCGAGGAGTATGCGTTCCGCGGCTTGCCGCAGCTGGCCCTGGGGACCTGGCTACGCTCTCCGGTGTGGGGCATCATGCTGCCCGTGCCGCTGTTCATCGTCGGGCATGGGTACGACGTGGTGGGCCAGGTGAGCGTGGGGATGTTCGCTCTTTGCGCAGGGTTTCTGGTCTGGAAGACCGGCGGCCTGGAGCTCGCCGTCGTCATGCACGTGGCCAACAATCTGCCGCTGGCCGTGATCGCTCCGCTCAGTCCCTCCTCGATGCATCAGGGTGCCGTCGATCCGGCGCATCTCCTGATCGACCTGCCCCTGACGATTGGCGTGACGGCCGGTCTGACACTCTGGGTGTCGCGGATCCACGGCCTCAGAGTGCTCGAACCGCTCCGCGGTCCTGGTGCCTCGCCGTCGTGA
- a CDS encoding MazG family protein, whose product MTGFGGARSTDVPLDDDVPGDPLRAAVAVMDRLRSPGGCPWDAEQTHASLAPYSIEEAHEVAEAAENGDREHLLEELGDLLLQVLFHARIAAEGSLGEPFTMDDVARGLVAKLTSRHPHVFGTGAGSASGQGESSAVTASDVNERWEQLKAAEKQRTSLLDGIPTSMPALARTQKVVRRAQRAQVPLPEPGEDLAGRLDAVVRDAVAAGVDAEALLRKRLRVLEDVVRQAERPGVPSAETRAP is encoded by the coding sequence ATGACCGGGTTCGGCGGGGCCCGCTCCACGGACGTTCCGCTCGATGACGACGTCCCGGGCGACCCCCTGCGAGCCGCCGTTGCGGTGATGGACCGTCTCCGGTCCCCGGGCGGCTGCCCGTGGGATGCCGAGCAGACGCACGCCTCACTCGCTCCGTACTCGATCGAAGAGGCGCACGAGGTGGCCGAGGCCGCCGAGAACGGCGACCGGGAGCACCTGCTCGAAGAACTCGGAGACCTGCTGCTGCAGGTGCTGTTCCACGCCCGGATCGCTGCTGAGGGGAGTCTGGGAGAACCGTTCACCATGGACGACGTTGCTCGCGGACTGGTCGCGAAACTCACCTCCCGGCACCCGCACGTGTTCGGCACGGGTGCTGGCAGCGCGTCCGGGCAGGGCGAGAGCAGCGCTGTGACAGCCTCGGATGTCAACGAACGCTGGGAGCAGCTCAAGGCGGCGGAGAAGCAGCGCACCTCGCTCCTGGACGGCATCCCCACCTCCATGCCCGCCTTGGCGCGCACACAGAAAGTGGTGCGCCGCGCTCAGCGTGCCCAGGTGCCCCTTCCCGAACCTGGTGAGGACCTGGCAGGGCGACTGGACGCCGTCGTGCGGGATGCGGTGGCTGCCGGGGTGGACGCTGAAGCGCTGCTACGGAAACGGCTACGCGTGCTCGAAGACGTGGTGCGCCAGGCCGAGCGCCCGGGTGTGCCATCTGCCGAGACTCGCGCGCCCTAG
- the eno gene encoding phosphopyruvate hydratase: MASIEAVGAREILDSRCNPTVEVEIALEDGSFARAAVPSGASTGAFEAVERRDGDKGRYLGKGVENAVAAITETIAPEILGLDAADQRHLDQTLIDLDGSPNKGKLGANAILGVSLAAARAAAESADLSLFRYIGGPNAHVLPVPMMNILNGGSHADSNVDIQEFMIAPIGASSFKEALRWGAEVYHALKSVLKERGLATGLGDEGGFAPNLESNHAALDLIIESIEKAGYTPGEQIALALDVASTEFFSDGTYQFEGKSITPAELISYYEDLVARYPLVSIEDPLSEDEWDSWSELVAKIGDKVQIVGDDLFVTNPERLAKGIETKAANSLLVKLNQIGSLTETLDAVELAQRNGFTAMVSHRSGETEDTTIADLSVAVNAGQIKTGAPARGERINKYNQLLRIEDELDAAGRYAGKSAFPRWKGASA; encoded by the coding sequence GTGGCCAGTATCGAGGCCGTCGGAGCACGCGAGATCCTCGACTCTCGTTGCAACCCGACCGTTGAGGTGGAAATCGCCCTGGAGGACGGTTCGTTCGCACGCGCCGCTGTTCCCTCCGGTGCCTCCACCGGTGCATTCGAAGCCGTGGAGCGCCGGGACGGCGACAAGGGCCGCTACCTGGGCAAGGGCGTGGAGAACGCCGTCGCCGCTATTACCGAGACCATCGCCCCGGAGATCCTCGGCCTCGACGCCGCGGACCAGCGTCACCTCGACCAGACCCTGATCGACCTCGACGGCAGCCCGAACAAGGGCAAGCTCGGCGCGAACGCCATCCTCGGCGTCTCCCTCGCCGCTGCCCGCGCCGCCGCCGAGAGCGCCGACCTCTCCCTCTTCCGCTACATCGGCGGCCCGAACGCGCACGTGCTGCCCGTGCCGATGATGAACATCCTCAACGGTGGCTCGCACGCCGACTCCAACGTGGACATCCAGGAGTTCATGATCGCTCCGATCGGTGCGAGCTCCTTCAAGGAGGCGCTGCGCTGGGGTGCAGAGGTTTACCACGCCCTCAAGTCCGTGCTCAAGGAGCGCGGCCTCGCCACCGGCCTCGGCGACGAGGGCGGATTCGCCCCGAACCTGGAGAGCAACCACGCCGCGCTGGACCTGATCATCGAGTCCATCGAGAAGGCCGGCTACACCCCGGGTGAGCAGATCGCGCTCGCCCTGGACGTGGCCTCCACCGAGTTCTTCTCCGACGGCACCTACCAGTTCGAGGGCAAATCCATCACCCCGGCCGAGCTGATCAGCTACTACGAAGACCTCGTGGCCCGGTACCCGCTGGTCTCCATCGAGGACCCGCTGAGCGAGGACGAGTGGGACTCCTGGTCCGAGCTCGTCGCCAAGATCGGCGACAAGGTGCAGATCGTCGGCGACGACCTGTTCGTCACCAACCCCGAGCGCCTCGCCAAGGGCATCGAGACCAAGGCGGCGAACTCGCTGCTGGTCAAGCTGAACCAGATCGGTTCGCTCACCGAGACCCTGGACGCCGTGGAGCTGGCGCAGCGCAACGGCTTCACCGCGATGGTCTCCCACCGCAGCGGCGAGACCGAGGACACGACCATCGCCGACCTCTCGGTGGCGGTGAACGCCGGCCAGATCAAGACCGGTGCCCCGGCGCGCGGCGAGCGGATCAACAAGTACAACCAGCTCCTGCGCATCGAAGACGAGCTCGATGCGGCTGGCCGCTACGCCGGCAAGAGCGCCTTCCCGCGGTGGAAGGGCGCCAGCGCCTGA
- a CDS encoding FtsB family cell division protein, whose protein sequence is MPARRPPAPRTRASAGSGTGTATTSRTSPARTTPPRASAARTGSTGRGRGSGPARSGTRSTPSQASARPRGKPAPTSSTARRGSRGSAVHEEVDEPRQITVRGLVLFVVILMAFIVLAPTLRAYVSVQEESRDLAAQISATQERNAQLQAQIDQWNDPVYIQSQARDRLGFVMPGETPYRVVDPEIVTGEEPAGADDQGPVSVPPTGPWYLTVWDSVQVAGEVDD, encoded by the coding sequence ATGCCTGCCCGCCGTCCGCCCGCGCCGCGTACTCGCGCGTCCGCCGGCTCGGGCACGGGCACGGCCACCACATCGCGCACGTCCCCGGCACGCACCACACCACCCCGTGCGAGCGCTGCGCGCACCGGCAGTACCGGACGCGGACGAGGGTCCGGCCCCGCCCGATCGGGCACACGCTCGACCCCGAGCCAAGCCTCGGCTCGCCCGCGCGGCAAACCGGCACCCACGTCCTCGACAGCGCGACGTGGCTCCCGCGGGAGTGCTGTTCACGAGGAGGTCGATGAACCTCGCCAGATCACCGTGCGTGGCCTGGTGCTGTTCGTGGTGATCCTGATGGCGTTCATCGTGCTGGCCCCCACCTTGCGTGCCTACGTCTCGGTGCAGGAGGAGAGCCGGGACCTGGCCGCGCAGATCTCGGCCACGCAGGAGCGCAACGCTCAGCTGCAGGCCCAGATCGACCAGTGGAACGATCCCGTCTACATCCAGTCCCAGGCCCGGGACCGACTAGGATTCGTGATGCCGGGCGAGACGCCGTACCGTGTGGTCGATCCCGAGATCGTGACCGGGGAGGAACCGGCCGGTGCCGACGATCAGGGTCCGGTCTCGGTGCCTCCGACCGGCCCGTGGTACCTGACCGTGTGGGACTCGGTGCAGGTGGCCGGTGAGGTCGATGACTGA
- a CDS encoding DUF501 domain-containing protein, translating to MTDERSTVTDEQLLPGDLDVVAEQLGREPRGVVAVAARCVCARPLVVRTRPRLDDGTPFPTSFYLTSPGAVGAVSTLEANGVMREMTDRLGEDEELAAAYGRAHDDYLRRRAELGEVPEIDGISAGGMPTRVKCLHVLVAHSLAVGPGINPLGDEALAMIAETWRPDRCTC from the coding sequence ATGACTGACGAGCGGAGCACAGTGACGGACGAACAGCTGTTGCCCGGTGACCTGGACGTGGTGGCCGAGCAGCTCGGGCGCGAGCCGCGGGGAGTGGTTGCGGTGGCGGCACGGTGCGTGTGCGCTCGCCCGCTGGTGGTGCGGACGCGACCCCGCCTGGACGATGGCACGCCCTTCCCGACCTCGTTCTATCTCACCTCGCCAGGAGCCGTGGGCGCGGTCAGCACCCTCGAGGCGAACGGCGTGATGCGGGAGATGACCGACCGGCTTGGCGAGGACGAGGAACTGGCGGCGGCCTACGGGCGCGCGCACGACGACTACCTGCGTCGCCGGGCCGAGCTCGGTGAGGTTCCCGAGATCGACGGCATCTCCGCCGGTGGCATGCCCACCCGCGTCAAGTGCCTACACGTGCTCGTCGCCCATTCCCTCGCCGTCGGGCCCGGCATCAATCCGCTCGGGGACGAGGCCCTGGCGATGATCGCCGAGACCTGGCGTCCCGACCGCTGCACCTGCTGA
- a CDS encoding Ppx/GppA phosphatase family protein, whose translation MTRVAAIDCGTNSIRLLIADRSDGVLSDVLRRMEVVRLGQGVDRTGEFDPAALQRTLQVTRRYAELCEEHDVEAVRFVATSATRDARNRAVFIDGVRDALGVQVEVISGTEEAALSFAGAVSILDESAASDRLVVDIGGGSTELVLGGGQVPDSSISLDIGCVRMTERHLHDDPPTDAQITSAIVDVRAALDEAAAVVPLERVGTIVGVAGSVTTVTAHALGLPSYQPERINASRLPIDDVRVACADLLAMPRTRREALGFMHPGRVDVIGGGALIWSEVLARVAAEVRGAGGVLTEAITSEHDILDGVALSVSS comes from the coding sequence GTGACTCGAGTGGCTGCCATTGACTGCGGGACGAACTCCATCCGGCTCCTGATCGCCGATCGATCTGACGGCGTGCTCAGTGACGTGTTGCGGCGGATGGAGGTGGTCCGGCTCGGTCAGGGCGTCGACCGGACCGGCGAGTTCGATCCGGCGGCGTTGCAGCGGACGCTGCAGGTCACCCGCCGGTATGCCGAACTGTGCGAGGAGCACGACGTGGAGGCGGTGCGCTTCGTCGCCACCTCCGCCACCCGGGATGCCCGCAACCGGGCTGTCTTCATCGACGGGGTGCGGGATGCGCTCGGTGTCCAGGTGGAGGTCATCTCCGGGACGGAGGAGGCCGCGTTGTCCTTCGCCGGTGCGGTCAGCATCCTTGACGAGAGTGCTGCCTCGGACCGGCTCGTGGTCGACATCGGTGGCGGGTCGACCGAGCTGGTTCTGGGGGGTGGGCAGGTGCCCGACTCCTCCATCTCTCTCGACATCGGGTGCGTCCGGATGACCGAGCGTCACCTGCACGACGACCCGCCGACGGACGCTCAGATCACCTCGGCCATCGTCGATGTGAGGGCTGCGCTGGACGAGGCGGCCGCGGTGGTGCCCCTCGAGCGGGTGGGCACGATCGTGGGCGTGGCGGGTTCGGTGACCACGGTGACGGCGCACGCCCTCGGGCTGCCCAGCTACCAGCCCGAGCGGATCAACGCCTCCCGTCTGCCCATCGACGACGTCCGCGTGGCCTGTGCGGATCTGCTCGCCATGCCTCGCACCCGGCGCGAGGCGCTCGGATTCATGCATCCGGGACGCGTGGACGTGATCGGCGGTGGAGCGCTCATCTGGTCCGAGGTGCTGGCCCGGGTGGCCGCTGAGGTTCGGGGTGCCGGGGGAGTCCTCACCGAGGCGATCACGAGCGAACACGACATCCTGGACGGGGTCGCGTTGTCGGTGTCCAGCTGA
- a CDS encoding VOC family protein: MAHGDITHIDIPVSDTGAASRFYGELFGWQIAEMPGFEGYPMWQAPNKISGGGLAPREEGFTQPRSYVEVDSIEETLAKVTALGGTVVMDKQPISETSWWAIFTDTDGNTIGLYEGITEAG; this comes from the coding sequence ATGGCACACGGCGACATCACCCACATCGACATCCCGGTCAGCGACACCGGAGCGGCGTCCCGCTTCTACGGTGAACTGTTCGGCTGGCAGATCGCCGAGATGCCCGGCTTCGAGGGCTATCCGATGTGGCAGGCACCCAACAAGATCAGTGGCGGCGGGCTGGCTCCGCGGGAGGAGGGCTTCACCCAGCCCCGCTCCTACGTGGAGGTCGACTCGATCGAGGAGACGCTGGCGAAGGTCACCGCTCTCGGCGGCACGGTCGTGATGGACAAGCAGCCGATCAGCGAGACCAGCTGGTGGGCGATCTTCACCGACACCGATGGCAACACCATCGGGCTGTACGAGGGGATCACCGAGGCTGGCTGA
- a CDS encoding GuaB3 family IMP dehydrogenase-related protein, which translates to MSNEIEIGRGKRGRRAYSFDDIAVVPSRRTRDPEEVSVAWQIDAYQVELPVLAAPMDSVMSPETAIQLGELGGIGVLDLEGLWTRYENPTALLEEIAQLPADGATARMQEIYAAPIIPELITARLKEIRAAGVTVAGALSPQRTQEHWRTVVDAGVDLFVIRGTTVSAEHVSGNAEPLNLKRFIYELDVPVIVGGAATYTAALHLMRTGAAGVLVGFGGGAAHTTRQTLGIHAPLASAVADVAAARRDYLDESGGRYVHVIADGGVGRSGDLVKAIGCGADAVMLGAALARAAEAPGRGWHWGPEAHHPQLPRGERVHVGSVGSLEEILLGPGNRADGTLNMFGALRRAMATTGYSDLKEFQRVEVVVSPYSPR; encoded by the coding sequence GTGAGCAACGAGATCGAGATCGGCCGCGGCAAGCGCGGCCGCCGCGCCTACTCCTTCGACGACATCGCCGTCGTGCCCTCCCGTCGGACGCGGGATCCCGAAGAAGTCTCCGTAGCCTGGCAGATTGATGCCTATCAGGTGGAGCTTCCCGTCCTGGCTGCACCGATGGACTCGGTGATGAGCCCGGAGACCGCGATCCAGCTGGGCGAGCTTGGCGGGATCGGTGTGCTTGATCTTGAGGGCCTGTGGACGCGGTATGAGAACCCCACCGCACTGCTGGAGGAGATCGCCCAGCTCCCGGCCGACGGGGCGACGGCGCGGATGCAGGAGATCTACGCGGCGCCGATCATTCCCGAGCTGATCACAGCCCGGCTCAAGGAGATTCGTGCGGCCGGGGTGACGGTCGCGGGAGCTCTCTCCCCACAGCGCACCCAGGAACACTGGCGCACGGTGGTGGACGCCGGGGTGGACCTCTTCGTGATCCGCGGCACCACCGTCTCGGCCGAGCACGTCTCCGGCAACGCCGAGCCCCTGAACCTCAAGCGATTCATCTACGAGCTCGACGTCCCCGTGATCGTCGGCGGAGCCGCCACCTACACCGCAGCCCTGCACCTGATGCGCACCGGTGCCGCCGGAGTGCTCGTCGGGTTCGGCGGCGGGGCCGCGCACACCACCCGACAGACCCTGGGCATCCACGCCCCACTGGCCAGCGCTGTCGCGGACGTCGCGGCTGCGCGCCGTGACTACCTGGACGAGTCCGGTGGCCGGTACGTGCACGTGATCGCCGACGGCGGTGTGGGCCGCAGCGGCGACCTCGTGAAAGCGATCGGATGCGGGGCGGACGCCGTCATGCTCGGCGCCGCCCTCGCCCGGGCCGCGGAAGCTCCGGGTCGCGGATGGCACTGGGGCCCGGAGGCGCACCACCCGCAGCTGCCTCGCGGGGAGCGGGTGCACGTGGGCAGCGTCGGGAGCCTCGAGGAGATCCTGCTCGGTCCCGGCAACCGCGCTGACGGGACGTTGAACATGTTCGGTGCGCTCCGCCGTGCCATGGCCACCACCGGATACTCCGACCTCAAGGAGTTCCAGCGCGTGGAAGTTGTGGTCTCGCCCTACTCGCCCCGGTGA